The following proteins are co-located in the Syntrophorhabdaceae bacterium genome:
- a CDS encoding flagellar motor protein, which yields MDITTILGLAIGIGAVLIAFIMEGGHLSSLIQAPAMILVIFGTIGATIITTPFVQLKALPKLLNIVLVEKKLDFHRLIDLICDLAVKSRKNGLLSLENELPKIKDSFLKKAIQLAIDGFETNKIREILEIEMSYIEERHRVGAMFFQKLGGFSPTLGIIGTVLGLIHALGSMENSANMASSIATAFIATLWGVALANLIYLPISDKLKAKHQDEALYLDIITEGIISLTMGDNPRIIRIKLMSFLLPKKSRGELE from the coding sequence ATGGATATTACAACTATTCTTGGTCTTGCAATAGGTATAGGTGCAGTCCTGATAGCCTTTATAATGGAAGGTGGGCACCTTTCTTCACTGATACAGGCGCCTGCCATGATATTGGTCATATTCGGGACAATAGGGGCTACCATCATAACTACCCCCTTTGTTCAGCTAAAGGCGCTTCCTAAGCTTTTAAATATTGTCTTGGTGGAAAAAAAACTTGATTTTCACAGGCTTATTGACTTAATATGCGACCTTGCTGTTAAATCAAGAAAAAACGGTCTGCTGAGCCTGGAGAATGAATTACCAAAGATTAAGGATAGCTTTCTCAAAAAGGCAATCCAGCTTGCCATAGACGGTTTTGAAACGAATAAAATCAGGGAAATCTTGGAGATAGAGATGTCATACATAGAGGAAAGACACAGGGTAGGTGCCATGTTCTTTCAGAAACTCGGCGGCTTCTCTCCTACTCTGGGCATAATAGGCACTGTCCTTGGTCTTATTCATGCCTTAGGCAGCATGGAAAACAGCGCAAACATGGCGTCATCCATTGCCACTGCCTTTATTGCCACACTTTGGGGTGTAGCATTGGCTAATCTCATATATCTACCTATATCTGATAAACTAAAGGCAAAACACCAGGATGAGGCATTATACCTTGATATTATAACAGAAGGTATCATTTCCCTTACAATGGGTGACAATCCCCGTATCATAAGGATAAAACTTATGTCCTTCTTGCTACCAAAAAAATCAAGAGGCGAGTTAGAATAA
- a CDS encoding response regulator, whose amino-acid sequence MLEGKHVLVVDDNLDIVVALSDFLELNGCNVISATTGKEAIELVKHEKIEIAILDVKLPDINGVALLDAIKKENPTIAVIMMTGYSTHKDIIDAMRKGASDFLLKPFEYDNLIMVMIRALRERTLLIEKESLFKNLEDKKKIELLNRELQAKIQELTTMYNISNQFNKLNLYDDVYERMVNIAYDVTGASLCRFYIYDDNNKETILFKEKRDMEEDSGDDKILFTTDLAWVYNNPKRCLVKDDALLIPVMIKGELIGFLTVKKKKIGLEQNVFQQESDLFFLKLICEKASSQIENRILYESLFDNIFKTHMSLITAINKRDSYTENHCKRVTEMSLALADRIGLINVEKDALRVVAPIHDLGKIGVPDTILLKPAKLTDEEYAIMKNHSNLGQEILSQFEILSRESIIIRNHHERFDGKGYPDKLSGENIPVCARILSVCDTFDAMTTNRPYRRAASIKEALQEIERCSGSQFDPAIAEEFIKMILNGDYGKK is encoded by the coding sequence CATATCCGCCACTACAGGTAAAGAGGCCATAGAACTCGTAAAACATGAAAAGATAGAAATTGCCATACTTGATGTAAAACTCCCTGATATTAATGGTGTTGCACTCTTAGATGCCATAAAGAAAGAAAATCCTACCATTGCTGTTATCATGATGACAGGTTACAGTACTCATAAGGACATTATAGATGCCATGAGAAAAGGCGCATCTGATTTTCTCCTCAAGCCATTTGAATATGATAACCTCATAATGGTCATGATAAGGGCATTAAGGGAAAGAACACTTTTGATAGAGAAGGAAAGTCTATTTAAAAATCTGGAAGACAAGAAAAAGATAGAACTTTTGAATAGAGAACTGCAGGCCAAGATCCAGGAACTAACAACCATGTATAATATCTCTAATCAATTTAATAAATTAAACCTCTATGATGATGTCTATGAAAGGATGGTCAACATTGCATATGATGTAACTGGGGCAAGTCTATGCAGATTCTATATATATGATGATAACAATAAGGAGACGATCCTATTTAAAGAAAAAAGGGATATGGAAGAAGACTCTGGGGATGACAAAATACTCTTCACAACAGATTTGGCTTGGGTTTATAATAACCCCAAAAGATGCTTAGTAAAAGACGATGCCTTACTTATCCCTGTTATGATAAAAGGGGAATTGATAGGGTTCTTAACAGTAAAAAAGAAAAAAATAGGATTAGAGCAAAATGTCTTTCAACAGGAAAGCGATCTGTTCTTTCTAAAGCTCATATGCGAGAAGGCTTCATCACAGATAGAAAACAGAATTTTATATGAGAGCCTTTTTGATAATATATTCAAGACTCATATGTCCCTTATAACTGCCATAAACAAAAGAGATTCATATACAGAAAATCATTGCAAGAGAGTGACTGAGATGAGCCTTGCCCTTGCGGACAGGATAGGCTTAATTAATGTGGAAAAGGATGCACTGAGGGTTGTTGCCCCTATCCATGACCTTGGTAAGATAGGGGTGCCTGATACTATACTCCTCAAACCTGCAAAACTTACAGATGAAGAGTATGCCATAATGAAGAATCACTCTAATCTTGGTCAGGAAATCTTAAGCCAATTCGAGATATTATCAAGGGAGTCTATCATAATTAGAAATCACCACGAAAGATTTGATGGAAAAGGTTACCCTGATAAGTTATCTGGTGAAAATATCCCTGTATGCGCTCGAATATTATCTGTATGCGATACCTTTGATGCCATGACAACAAATAGGCCCTATCGCAGGGCAGCAAGTATAAAAGAGGCATTGCAAGAGATAGAGAGATGTTCTGGGAGCCAGTTTGATCCTGCTATTGCTGAAGAATTTATAAAGATGATATTAAACGGCGATTATGGAAAAAAATGA
- a CDS encoding flagellar motor protein MotB, giving the protein MRRSKNNHQDHENLERWLLTYADLITLLLAFFIMMYTFSKQDAQKYEEVSAYLKAIFSGGAGIKQKGALTGTQNVELLTGKALLEALKEKINNELEAIAGESELKNSINIFTDERGVVIRIMDRAFFDEGKADLKKGARDALDKISYVIKGIKNHIRIEGHTDNTPISKGEFKSNWELSVRRATEVVRYLIEKGPILPERISAAGYAEFRPLVNNDTPENKALNRRVEIIIEKTAM; this is encoded by the coding sequence ATGAGAAGATCAAAAAATAATCACCAAGACCATGAAAACCTCGAGAGATGGCTTCTTACTTATGCAGATCTCATAACCCTCCTCCTCGCCTTTTTTATTATGATGTATACATTCTCTAAACAGGATGCCCAAAAATATGAAGAAGTATCAGCTTACCTGAAGGCTATCTTTTCAGGCGGAGCAGGCATAAAACAGAAAGGTGCCCTTACAGGAACACAGAATGTAGAACTTTTAACAGGAAAGGCTTTGTTAGAGGCTTTAAAGGAGAAGATAAATAATGAACTCGAGGCAATAGCAGGAGAAAGCGAACTTAAAAACAGTATAAACATCTTCACGGATGAAAGGGGTGTTGTAATAAGAATCATGGATAGGGCATTTTTTGATGAAGGAAAGGCTGACCTAAAAAAAGGTGCAAGAGATGCCCTTGACAAAATATCTTATGTTATAAAAGGTATAAAAAACCACATCAGAATAGAAGGTCATACCGACAATACACCCATAAGCAAGGGAGAGTTCAAATCAAACTGGGAGCTATCCGTAAGAAGGGCAACAGAGGTTGTAAGATATCTTATTGAAAAAGGGCCTATTTTACCAGAGAGGATCTCTGCAGCCGGTTATGCTGAATTCAGGCCTTTAGTGAATAATGATACACCGGAAAATAAGGCATTGAATAGAAGGGTAGAGATTATAATAGAAAAGACGGCCATGTAG
- a CDS encoding PilZ domain-containing protein, with the protein MEKNDNREYYRIEDRISIKFRKISEEEFNLIEHSIRYAPANSFISQDEIPIIKELEADEQKKKDPLFTYIKIIERKLDTILEYLSENIDSSKQYITRYLKVNISGSGIRFITDVDINEGDYVELIIILPIFPHSRISILCKVLRSIKYEQDNRTLNDIALQYITINENNRDMLIKYIFMKEREMLRNKRESAG; encoded by the coding sequence ATGGAAAAAAATGACAATAGAGAATACTACCGCATAGAGGATAGAATTTCCATAAAATTTAGAAAAATAAGTGAAGAGGAATTTAATCTCATTGAACATAGCATAAGATATGCACCTGCAAATAGCTTCATAAGTCAAGATGAAATACCTATTATTAAAGAATTAGAGGCAGATGAACAGAAAAAAAAAGACCCCCTTTTTACCTATATAAAAATTATAGAAAGGAAACTTGATACAATCCTTGAGTATTTAAGCGAGAACATAGACAGCTCAAAACAATATATTACCAGATATCTTAAAGTGAATATAAGTGGCTCAGGCATAAGGTTTATTACTGATGTTGACATTAATGAGGGTGATTATGTGGAGTTGATTATTATCCTGCCGATCTTCCCCCACTCAAGGATCTCAATATTATGCAAAGTCTTAAGAAGCATTAAATACGAACAAGATAATAGGACCCTAAATGATATTGCCCTGCAATACATTACTATAAATGAAAACAACAGGGATATGCTGATAAAGTATATTTTTATGAAGGAAAGGGAGATGCTCCGCAATAAGAGAGAATCTGCCGGATAA